A window of Primulina tabacum isolate GXHZ01 chromosome 4, ASM2559414v2, whole genome shotgun sequence contains these coding sequences:
- the LOC142541902 gene encoding uncharacterized protein LOC142541902 has protein sequence MTAFTQGLREGEFFKSLTKKLPGDFEDLLSRADKYINMEEAQKQKREAVRKEKGDRVSKPEEKGQRRGNPGYFSHHVPLKIARERKVQECSRDLAPDYKISRPEKRGFCTLHKVCYHNTEDCKTLKGEYALPSAPAPGQANKRPRLRPWTSRQPESSSRGGGLRSNPRSEPGRKRETEPERKKNSPPAMGLIKMISGVSTDGDSNRARKSRTRRECMEVEGVRKNEAVISFGSEDLKGVNLPHNDALVIQARVANYDILRAFIDSDSSVNVIFKDAFVQMDLQVYHLEAMETALFGFAGHVVYPEGDIVLPLTLGSQDLKKTVMTSFTVVDSPYSYNIILGRPAMNELRAVASTYHQKIKFPAGARVGEVRGDQPSFRKCYVEAVRADQSKSRREGKKARVDEVGGRVVKKGEVHFVVEEEQEELIGISPLVSEHQLSISPGSHPVKQKKRHFGPEKDKVIDEHVRELLKAGHIREI, from the exons ATGACTGCATTCACCCAAGGCTTAAGGGAGGGTGAATTTTTCAAATCACTGACCAAGAAACTGCCCGGGGACTTCGAGGACTTATTATCCCGGGCAGATAAATACATTAATATGGAGGAGGCCCAGAAACAGAAGAGGGAGGCTGTGAGGAAAGAGAAAGGGGACCGGGTGTCTAAGCCCGAGGAGAAGGGACAGAGGAGGGGTAATCCAGGGTACTTTTCTCACCACGTGCCTCTGAAGATTGCCCGAGAGAGGAAAGTGCAGGAATGCAGTAGAGATCTGGCCCCGGATTATAAAATATCCCGGCCTGAGAAGAGAGGATTTTGCACTCTCCACAAAGTGTGTTATCACAACACCGAAGATTGCAAAACTTTGAAGGGAGAATATGCCTTACCTTCCGCCCCGGCACCTGGCCAAGCCAATAAAAGACCGAGATTGCGACCCTGGACATCCCGGCAACCAGAATCCAGTTCACGGGGAGGAGGTCTAAGAAGTAATCCGAGGAGCGAGCCCGGGAGAAAGAGAGAGACTGAGCCAGAGAGAAAGAAGAATTCGCCCCCTGCCATGGGGTTGATTAAAATGATATCCGGAGTCTCCACTGATGGAGACTCCAATCGGGCAAGAAAGTCAAGGACTAGGAGGGAATGTatggaggtagaaggggtgaggAAGaatgaggcagtgatcagtttCGGCTCGGAGGATTTAAAGGGGGTGAATCTACCCCACAATGATGCCCTGGTTATCCAAGCCCGGGTGGCAAATTATGACATTTTGAGGGCCTTTATTGACTCGGACAGCtctgtaaatgtaatttttaaagatgcCTTTGTACAGATGGATTTGCAGGTTTATCATTTGGAAGCTATGGAAACTGCACTCTTTGGCTTTGCTGGCCATGTGGTTTACCCAGAAGGAGATATTGTCTTGCCACTGACTCTAGGCTCCCAAGATCTCAAAAAGACAGTGATGACCTCTTTCACTGTAGTGGACTCCCCAtattcatataatatcattctgGGGAGACCGGCTATGAATGAATTGAGAGCCGTGGCATCCACCTACCACCAAAAGATCAAATTTCCTGCGGGGGCCCGAGTAGGAGAAGTACGGGGAGATCAGCCATCTTTTCGGAAGTGCTATGTGGAGGCAGTCCGGGCTGATCAGAGCAAATCCAGGAGGGAAGGGAAGAAAGCGAGAGTTGATGAAGTGGGGGGAAGAGTAGTGAAGAAGGGAGAGGTTCATTTTGTGGTTGAGGAGGAGCAGGAG GAATTGATAGGGATCTCACCCTTAGTATCGGAGCATCAATTGAGTATTTCCCCAGGATCTCACCCGGTGAAGCAGAAGAAGAGACACTTTGGTCCTGAAAAAGACAAAGTTATTGATGAACATGTGAGGGAGCTGCTGAAGGCCGGCCACATTCgagaaatttaa